In Pseudoduganella albidiflava, a single window of DNA contains:
- a CDS encoding NAD-glutamate dehydrogenase domain-containing protein, translated as MTKMPQQLRSETLELVNTSGAMDHAAGNAPVGALIALWLKSLDDEDLADTLPASLAPVLVEGFTAAARRTGPGAQIATLRYADGRGGNATALLILNDDMPYLVDSIVMVLRRQKVQVNGVLNAVLPVSRDAAGAVTAVGDSGAHLESYVLCLLAEELADAPLRELQEGIETVARDAAVVKRDLPTMKNRFTTVADSVQAQGDEGAEAAAFLHWARDEGFEVHGYAYYHVKPGTHELERDLPSRIGVLQDTAHPVYGTCLANIPGDLDTLNRRGHILSIVKADVGGTLHRDQQLDFIGVRAADAGGNVLGEHCFIGLFTRAALLTPLARLPFARGRIAQVLKIANLRQEGFRAEKFIEILESLPRTEALEADPEWLAEVCSAVVSLYKQPRTKVFARRDVYARHLNVLVYLPRERYSASVAQALSRALQDSSGAAHVSSQTLVADGPLARLYLIAHAARYPLDLESDVQRPLLSILDGWHEGFSELADAVPDEHLRNDLRRLCATLPVDYVAATPPAVAFHDLDTILRNGASNRATVRIELASAANPATIRIYTLDKTPTLSSILPALHNAGVLIERERAHTIRTANGQRHYVTSLAVDATSAEKLARPGVAAVAEDLFAALFNDDIEDGRLNGLVVEGGLNPRQVQLVRAYMSYWRQTGTQFSVRYIAESLRRQPALVKEIVDAFEHRFDPRRGEEERTAARAQLVALKARVPQVNHADLEVILAALIDLILATVRTNYFQPSPELQNPDVLDVRDKVIFKFDTGRLAFLPEPKPYREIYVFSRRFEGVHLRGGPVARGGLRWSDRMEDYRTEVLGLVKAQMVKNAVIVPAGAKGGFVCKQMPAGAPREVVAAEGEAVYRMFIASLLEVTDNRVLGKIVPPADTVRYDDDDPYLVVAADKGTASFSDIANSIAVERGFWLGDAFASGGSNGYDHKKLGITAKGAFEAVKRHFYEMGHDMATTPFTVVGVGDMSGDVFGNGMLLSDKIRLLAAFDHRHIFLDPNPDTDRSFAERQRMFALPRSSWEDYDKSLISEGGGVYARSLRTIELSQQVREALQIAETSLTPEELMHRILLAPVDLFYNGGIGTYIKASTETNAQVKDRANDQLRVNGGELRCKVVGEGGNLGATQAGRIEFALAGGRIFTDAIDNSAGVDCSDHEVNAKIWLDVEVNAGLLTEEQRNRTLNDMTDDIVRLVLRDNTQQTRLLVRELQAQSDVTVQKGYAALIASLEEEGALSRELEMLPSVAELARRKGDNRGLTTPELAVVIANVKNRYKRLLGVLPLTGESWAEAVLRPYFPELLVATRSPLAHPLANAILATVLANEVVNRCGPLMIRNLAHDHGVAETDVILAWGKAWSALNLNPVFDTLDADALAVPREVAMAVDARSRSALRAVLEGVLAVPKDQLQGSGGIAELSRLFAEPGMAGRLAPAGTATEADAVPDLKPGFAEAWRALEGIEGVSAFLFAALSVQRPDGMDLPAFLALGTTLRAKAGIDALERGLHLPATSRSQEQLRSYAQQALRRTQQRLLAQVLARAAGHGTGAVDAVIASLNLPVFSAPADLEQAMLDVWTLSEAVNTGGYGMQKAA; from the coding sequence ATGACAAAGATGCCGCAGCAACTGCGTAGTGAAACGCTGGAACTCGTGAACACGTCCGGGGCCATGGACCATGCGGCGGGCAATGCCCCCGTCGGCGCGCTGATCGCGCTCTGGCTGAAGTCCCTGGACGATGAAGACCTGGCCGACACGCTGCCCGCCAGCCTCGCGCCGGTGCTGGTGGAAGGCTTCACCGCAGCGGCCCGCCGCACCGGGCCAGGCGCGCAGATCGCCACCCTGCGGTATGCGGATGGCCGCGGCGGCAACGCCACGGCGCTGCTGATCCTGAACGACGACATGCCCTACCTGGTCGATTCCATCGTGATGGTGCTGCGCCGCCAGAAGGTGCAGGTCAACGGCGTGCTCAATGCCGTGCTGCCGGTCAGCCGCGATGCCGCTGGCGCCGTGACGGCGGTCGGCGATTCGGGCGCGCACCTGGAGTCCTACGTGCTTTGCCTGCTGGCCGAGGAACTGGCCGACGCGCCGCTGCGCGAGCTGCAGGAGGGCATCGAAACGGTGGCGCGCGACGCCGCCGTCGTCAAGCGCGACCTGCCGACGATGAAGAACCGCTTCACCACCGTCGCCGATTCCGTGCAGGCGCAGGGCGACGAAGGCGCCGAGGCGGCCGCCTTCCTGCACTGGGCGCGCGACGAAGGCTTCGAGGTGCACGGCTATGCCTATTACCACGTGAAGCCGGGCACGCACGAACTGGAACGCGACCTGCCCAGCCGCATCGGCGTGCTGCAGGATACCGCGCACCCCGTGTATGGCACCTGCTTGGCCAACATCCCCGGTGACCTCGATACGCTGAACCGCCGCGGCCACATCCTGTCGATCGTCAAGGCCGACGTGGGCGGCACGCTGCACCGCGACCAGCAGCTGGACTTCATCGGCGTGCGCGCCGCCGACGCCGGCGGCAACGTGCTCGGCGAACACTGCTTCATCGGCCTGTTCACGCGTGCAGCGCTGCTCACGCCGCTGGCACGCCTGCCGTTCGCGCGCGGCCGCATCGCCCAGGTGCTGAAGATCGCCAACCTGCGGCAGGAAGGCTTCCGCGCCGAGAAATTCATCGAGATCCTGGAATCGCTGCCACGCACCGAGGCGCTGGAAGCGGACCCCGAATGGCTGGCCGAAGTGTGCAGCGCCGTGGTCTCGCTGTACAAGCAGCCGCGCACGAAAGTGTTCGCGCGGCGCGACGTCTATGCGCGCCACCTGAACGTGCTGGTCTACCTGCCGCGCGAACGCTACAGCGCCAGCGTGGCGCAGGCCCTGTCGCGCGCGCTGCAGGACAGCTCCGGCGCCGCGCACGTGAGTTCGCAGACGCTGGTGGCCGACGGCCCACTCGCGCGCCTGTACCTGATCGCGCATGCGGCGCGCTATCCGCTGGACCTGGAAAGCGACGTGCAGCGCCCGCTGCTGTCGATCCTGGATGGCTGGCACGAAGGCTTCTCCGAGCTGGCCGACGCGGTGCCGGACGAACACCTGCGCAATGATTTGCGTCGCCTGTGCGCCACGCTGCCGGTCGACTACGTGGCCGCCACGCCGCCGGCGGTGGCCTTCCACGACCTGGACACGATCCTGCGCAACGGCGCCTCGAACCGCGCCACGGTGCGCATCGAGCTGGCGTCGGCGGCCAATCCCGCCACGATCCGCATCTACACGCTGGACAAGACGCCGACGCTGTCGTCGATCCTGCCCGCGCTGCACAACGCCGGCGTGCTGATCGAGCGGGAACGCGCGCACACGATCCGGACTGCCAACGGCCAGCGCCACTACGTGACGAGCCTGGCGGTGGATGCCACGTCGGCCGAGAAGCTGGCGCGGCCAGGGGTGGCCGCCGTGGCCGAGGACCTGTTCGCCGCGCTGTTCAACGACGACATCGAGGATGGCCGCCTGAACGGCCTGGTGGTCGAAGGCGGCCTGAATCCGCGCCAGGTACAGCTGGTGCGCGCCTACATGAGCTACTGGCGCCAGACCGGCACGCAGTTCTCGGTGCGCTATATCGCCGAAAGCCTGCGCCGCCAGCCGGCGCTGGTGAAGGAAATCGTCGACGCGTTCGAGCACCGCTTCGATCCCCGGCGCGGCGAGGAAGAGCGCACGGCGGCCCGCGCGCAGCTGGTGGCGCTGAAGGCCCGCGTGCCGCAGGTGAACCACGCCGACCTGGAAGTGATCCTGGCCGCGCTGATCGACCTGATCCTGGCCACCGTGCGCACCAACTACTTCCAGCCCAGCCCGGAACTGCAGAACCCCGACGTGCTGGACGTGCGCGACAAGGTCATCTTCAAGTTCGACACGGGCCGCCTGGCCTTCCTGCCCGAGCCGAAACCGTACCGCGAGATCTACGTGTTCTCGCGCCGCTTCGAGGGCGTGCACCTGCGCGGCGGCCCGGTGGCGCGCGGCGGCCTGCGCTGGTCGGACCGGATGGAGGATTACCGCACCGAGGTGCTGGGCCTGGTGAAGGCGCAGATGGTGAAGAACGCCGTGATCGTGCCGGCCGGTGCCAAGGGCGGCTTCGTGTGCAAGCAGATGCCGGCCGGCGCGCCGCGCGAAGTCGTGGCGGCCGAGGGCGAAGCGGTGTACCGCATGTTCATCGCCAGCCTGCTGGAAGTGACGGACAACCGCGTGCTGGGCAAGATCGTGCCGCCGGCCGATACCGTGCGCTACGATGACGACGACCCCTACCTCGTGGTGGCCGCCGACAAGGGCACGGCCTCGTTCTCCGATATCGCCAACAGCATCGCCGTGGAACGCGGTTTCTGGCTGGGCGATGCGTTCGCCTCGGGCGGTTCGAACGGCTACGACCACAAGAAACTGGGCATTACGGCGAAGGGCGCGTTCGAAGCCGTCAAGCGCCACTTCTACGAGATGGGCCACGACATGGCCACCACCCCGTTCACCGTGGTCGGGGTGGGCGACATGTCGGGCGACGTGTTCGGCAACGGCATGCTGTTGTCGGACAAGATCCGCCTGCTGGCCGCGTTCGACCATCGCCACATCTTCCTCGACCCGAACCCGGATACCGACCGCTCGTTCGCCGAGCGCCAGCGCATGTTCGCGCTGCCCCGCTCCTCGTGGGAGGATTACGACAAGAGCCTGATCTCCGAGGGCGGCGGCGTGTATGCCCGCTCGCTGCGCACGATCGAGCTGTCGCAGCAGGTGCGCGAAGCCCTGCAGATCGCCGAAACCTCGCTCACGCCCGAGGAACTGATGCACCGCATCCTGCTGGCGCCGGTGGACCTGTTCTACAACGGCGGCATCGGCACCTACATCAAGGCCTCCACCGAAACCAATGCGCAGGTGAAGGACCGCGCCAACGACCAGCTGCGCGTCAATGGCGGCGAATTGCGCTGCAAGGTGGTGGGCGAGGGCGGCAACCTGGGCGCCACGCAGGCCGGCCGCATCGAGTTCGCGCTGGCGGGCGGGCGCATCTTCACCGATGCGATCGACAACTCGGCCGGCGTGGATTGCTCGGACCATGAAGTGAACGCGAAGATCTGGCTCGACGTGGAAGTCAATGCCGGCCTGCTGACGGAAGAACAGCGCAACCGCACGCTGAACGACATGACGGACGATATCGTGCGCCTGGTCCTGCGCGACAACACGCAGCAGACCCGCCTGCTGGTGCGCGAGCTGCAGGCGCAATCGGATGTCACGGTGCAGAAGGGCTATGCGGCGCTGATCGCCAGCCTGGAAGAAGAGGGCGCGCTGTCGCGCGAGCTGGAGATGCTGCCGTCGGTGGCCGAGCTGGCACGTCGCAAAGGCGATAACCGCGGCCTGACGACGCCGGAACTGGCCGTCGTCATCGCCAATGTGAAGAACCGCTACAAGCGCCTGCTGGGCGTGTTGCCGCTGACCGGGGAAAGCTGGGCCGAAGCCGTGCTGCGGCCGTACTTCCCCGAACTGCTGGTGGCCACCCGCTCGCCGCTGGCGCACCCGCTGGCCAACGCGATCCTGGCCACCGTGCTGGCCAACGAGGTGGTGAACCGCTGCGGCCCGCTGATGATCCGCAACCTGGCGCACGACCATGGCGTGGCCGAGACGGACGTGATCCTGGCGTGGGGCAAGGCATGGTCGGCGCTGAACCTGAACCCGGTATTCGATACGCTCGATGCCGATGCGCTGGCCGTGCCGCGCGAAGTGGCGATGGCCGTCGATGCGCGCAGCCGTTCGGCGCTGCGGGCCGTGCTGGAAGGCGTGCTGGCGGTGCCGAAGGACCAGTTGCAGGGCAGCGGCGGCATCGCCGAACTGTCCCGCCTGTTCGCCGAACCGGGCATGGCCGGCCGCCTCGCGCCGGCCGGCACGGCCACCGAGGCCGATGCGGTGCCGGACCTGAAGCCGGGGTTCGCCGAGGCCTGGAGGGCGCTGGAAGGCATCGAAGGCGTATCGGCCTTCCTGTTCGCGGCACTGTCGGTGCAGCGGCCGGATGGCATGGACTTGCCGGCGTTCCTGGCGCTGGGCACCACGCTGCGCGCGAAGGCGGGCATCGATGCGCTGGAGCGCGGCCTGCACCTGCCGGCCACCAGCCGCTCGCAGGAGCAGTTGCGCAGCTATGCGCAGCAGGCGTTGCGGCGCACGCAGCAGCGCTTGCTGGCACAGGTGCTGGCCCGCGCCGCAGGCCACGGCACCGGCGCGGTCGATGCCGTGATCGCGTCGCTGAACCTGCCGGTGTTCAGCGCACCGGCCGACCTGGAACAGGCGATGCTGGATGTCTGGACCTTGTCCGAAGCGGTCAACACCGGCGGTTACGGCATGCAGAAGGCGGCGTGA
- a CDS encoding succinylglutamate desuccinylase, with the protein MNETLQDGLPPPVRALAEADFSAVAQAFGGAGFSVAEPADGILTIRRPGSGRPAVLLSVGVHGDETGPIELTAYLLDALAREPAALAVDLMVCVGSIGAIRAGKRFIDADLNRMFRAERGSLAGTAEAARADEMIAATAAFFADAGAERWHLDLHTAIRASHYPTFAIVPELIEETARERLIGWLGEAGIGAVILNRETAGTYSYHTAEHHGAAGSTVELGRIGTLGRNDLAQFAAASAALDRLLRGKPPAQAPLAVPHLFRVAQNIIKLSDRFTMAFGKETQNFTPLRQGDEIARDGDTVYTVQHDEEFVVFPNPDVRIGLRAGMMVVRIG; encoded by the coding sequence ATGAACGAAACCTTGCAGGACGGCCTGCCGCCCCCCGTGCGGGCCCTGGCGGAAGCGGACTTCTCGGCCGTCGCGCAGGCGTTCGGCGGCGCCGGTTTTTCGGTCGCCGAGCCGGCGGACGGCATCCTGACGATCCGCCGCCCGGGCAGCGGCCGGCCGGCGGTGCTGCTGTCGGTCGGCGTGCATGGCGATGAAACGGGGCCGATCGAGTTGACGGCCTACCTGCTCGATGCGCTGGCGCGGGAACCGGCGGCGCTGGCGGTGGACCTGATGGTCTGCGTCGGCAGCATCGGTGCGATCCGCGCCGGCAAGCGCTTCATCGACGCCGACCTGAACCGGATGTTCCGCGCCGAGCGGGGCAGCCTGGCCGGCACCGCCGAGGCGGCGCGGGCGGACGAGATGATCGCCGCCACCGCGGCCTTCTTCGCCGATGCGGGCGCCGAGCGCTGGCACCTCGACCTGCACACGGCGATCCGCGCGTCGCATTACCCCACGTTCGCGATCGTGCCGGAACTGATCGAGGAAACGGCGCGCGAGCGGTTGATCGGCTGGCTGGGCGAGGCGGGCATCGGCGCCGTCATCCTGAACCGGGAAACGGCGGGCACCTACAGCTACCACACGGCCGAGCACCACGGCGCCGCGGGCAGCACGGTGGAACTGGGGCGTATCGGCACGCTGGGCCGCAACGACCTGGCGCAATTCGCCGCCGCTTCGGCCGCGCTGGACCGCCTGCTGCGCGGGAAGCCACCTGCGCAGGCTCCACTCGCGGTCCCCCACCTCTTCCGGGTAGCGCAAAACATCATCAAGCTGTCCGATCGCTTCACGATGGCCTTCGGCAAGGAAACGCAGAACTTCACGCCACTGCGGCAGGGCGATGAAATCGCCCGCGACGGCGACACCGTCTACACGGTGCAACACGATGAGGAATTCGTCGTGTTTCCCAACCCCGACGTCCGTATCGGCCTGCGTGCCGGGATGATGGTCGTGCGGATCGGCTGA
- a CDS encoding NADH:flavin oxidoreductase/NADH oxidase produces the protein MSQLFSPYTLGPLQLKNRIAIAPMCQYSAVDGLPADWHMIHLGNLALSGAALLILEATAVSPEGRISAQDLGLWSDDHRRALQPIVAAIRRHSPIALAVQLAHAGRKASSAVPWEGGGNISIEEGGWRTVAPSPVPHADHETVPLALDDAGLAKVKDDFVAAARRVHELGIEGIELHGAHGYLLHQFLSPLSNQRTDRYGGSLENRMRFPLEVFAAVREAVPPEVAVGMRISASDWVEGGWDIEQSVVFANELKKLGTDFMHVSSGGVSPLQKIPVGPGYQVGFAERIRRETGLPTIGVGLITEAAQAEAIIADSQADMVALARGILYDPRWPWHAAAQLGAQVDAPPQYWRCQPHDQKQLFGPTRLGQR, from the coding sequence ATGAGCCAGCTATTTTCTCCGTACACCCTCGGCCCGCTGCAACTGAAGAACCGCATCGCGATCGCGCCGATGTGCCAGTATTCCGCCGTCGACGGCTTGCCCGCCGACTGGCACATGATCCACCTGGGCAATCTCGCCTTGTCCGGCGCCGCGCTGCTGATCCTGGAAGCCACCGCCGTCTCGCCGGAAGGCCGCATCTCGGCGCAGGACCTGGGCCTGTGGTCGGACGACCATCGGCGGGCGCTGCAGCCCATCGTGGCGGCCATCCGCAGGCATTCGCCGATCGCGCTGGCCGTGCAGCTGGCCCATGCCGGCCGCAAGGCGTCGTCGGCCGTGCCGTGGGAAGGCGGCGGCAACATCAGCATCGAAGAGGGCGGCTGGCGGACGGTGGCGCCTTCGCCCGTGCCCCATGCCGACCATGAAACCGTGCCGCTGGCGCTGGATGACGCGGGCCTGGCGAAAGTGAAGGACGACTTCGTGGCGGCGGCCCGCCGCGTGCACGAGCTCGGCATCGAAGGGATCGAACTGCACGGCGCGCACGGCTATCTGCTGCACCAATTCCTGTCGCCGCTGTCCAACCAGCGTACCGACCGATACGGCGGCTCGCTGGAGAACCGCATGCGCTTCCCGCTCGAGGTCTTTGCGGCGGTGCGCGAGGCCGTGCCGCCCGAGGTGGCGGTGGGCATGCGGATTTCGGCGTCGGACTGGGTAGAAGGCGGCTGGGATATCGAGCAGAGCGTGGTCTTCGCCAACGAGCTGAAAAAACTGGGCACCGATTTCATGCATGTTTCCAGCGGAGGCGTGTCGCCGCTGCAGAAGATCCCGGTCGGCCCCGGCTACCAGGTCGGCTTTGCCGAACGCATCCGGCGCGAGACGGGCTTGCCGACGATCGGCGTGGGCCTGATCACCGAGGCGGCGCAGGCCGAGGCGATCATCGCGGATAGCCAGGCCGACATGGTGGCACTGGCGCGCGGCATCCTGTACGATCCGCGCTGGCCGTGGCACGCCGCCGCGCAGCTGGGTGCGCAGGTGGACGCGCCGCCGCAATACTGGCGCTGCCAGCCGCACGACCAGAAACAGCTGTTCGGCCCGACCCGCCTGGGGCAGCGCTGA
- a CDS encoding HAD hydrolase-like protein: protein MRYDLLIFDFDGTLADSFPFFLEVFDTLADAHHFRRLDRAHLDELRGADLPHIMRHVGLPRWKLLPVAMHFRALMAQSIGRIRLFDGMREALRSAAADGVLLAIVSSNSEANVRAVLGDDARLFIHFECGAALFGKRRRLRRVVQRSGVAGERVLCVGDEVRDIDAAHAEGLDFGAVGWGYAKPEALRARAPKLMFDSVAEMAARLACPISH, encoded by the coding sequence ATGCGCTACGACCTGCTGATCTTTGATTTCGACGGCACGCTGGCCGACAGCTTCCCTTTTTTCCTCGAAGTGTTCGACACGCTGGCGGACGCCCACCACTTCCGGCGCCTGGACCGCGCGCACCTCGACGAACTGCGCGGAGCGGACCTGCCGCACATCATGCGCCACGTGGGTTTGCCGCGCTGGAAGCTGCTGCCGGTGGCGATGCATTTCCGCGCGCTGATGGCGCAAAGCATCGGCCGCATCCGCCTGTTCGACGGCATGCGCGAGGCGCTGCGCAGCGCGGCGGCCGACGGCGTGCTGCTGGCGATCGTGAGCTCCAATTCCGAAGCGAACGTGCGCGCCGTGCTGGGCGACGATGCGCGCCTGTTCATCCACTTCGAATGCGGCGCGGCGCTGTTCGGCAAGCGCCGCCGGCTGCGCCGCGTGGTCCAGCGCAGCGGCGTGGCGGGCGAGCGCGTGCTGTGCGTGGGCGACGAAGTGCGCGACATCGACGCGGCCCATGCCGAGGGCCTGGACTTCGGCGCGGTCGGCTGGGGATATGCCAAGCCGGAAGCACTGCGTGCCCGCGCACCGAAGCTGATGTTCGACAGCGTGGCGGAGATGGCGGCGCGGCTGGCTTGCCCGATAAGCCATTGA
- a CDS encoding APC family permease, whose amino-acid sequence MSQTLVQKLTRTKPIVATADTGAESAPGIGMEVPHAPGGLARSMGLFSLTMIGVGATIGTGIFFTMVEAVPKAGPAVILSFLLAAMTAGLTALCYAELAFRIPASGSSYSFAYATVGEFLAFIMAACLLLEYGLAASATAIGWSDYLNNFLANAFGWQIPTLLRTPMIVSSPDGVVFNWGHVNLPPIILVALCCLLLVRGAKESARTNAVMVIIKLAILLFFVAIAFTGFDAANFTPFFKGEGEKGLLGMAGVTAAAGTVFFSFIGLDTVATAGEEVHNPKRNVPLGILAALGIVTVFYLLVAVAAMGAQPAHKFEGQEAGLAVILQNVTGHAWPALVLSAGAVISVFSVTLVTIYGQTRILYAISRDGLISKGFHKVSQRTATPVLNTIIVSIVVGCVAGFVDATFLWDMVSMGTLTAFIVVSVAVPVMRLKERRAGTYKKGGFRVPLGPYLVPGLSIAACLYLMVGLSHTTRVIFSIWMAAAILTYFAYGIRHSRLNKQ is encoded by the coding sequence GTGAGCCAGACGCTGGTCCAGAAACTGACCCGTACCAAGCCGATCGTCGCCACTGCCGATACGGGCGCGGAAAGCGCGCCGGGCATCGGCATGGAAGTGCCCCACGCTCCCGGCGGCCTGGCCCGCTCGATGGGCCTGTTCTCGCTGACGATGATCGGGGTCGGCGCCACCATCGGCACCGGCATCTTCTTCACGATGGTCGAAGCGGTGCCCAAGGCCGGCCCCGCGGTGATCCTGTCGTTCCTGCTGGCCGCGATGACGGCGGGGCTCACGGCGCTGTGCTACGCCGAACTGGCGTTCCGAATTCCCGCTTCCGGTTCTTCCTATTCCTTCGCCTATGCGACGGTGGGCGAGTTCCTGGCCTTCATCATGGCCGCCTGCCTGCTGCTCGAATACGGGCTGGCCGCCAGCGCCACGGCGATCGGCTGGTCCGATTACCTGAACAACTTCCTGGCCAATGCCTTCGGCTGGCAGATACCCACCTTGCTGCGCACGCCGATGATCGTGTCTTCGCCGGACGGCGTGGTGTTCAACTGGGGCCACGTCAACCTGCCGCCGATCATCCTGGTGGCGCTGTGCTGCCTGCTGCTGGTGCGCGGCGCGAAGGAATCGGCGCGCACCAACGCGGTGATGGTGATCATCAAGCTGGCGATCCTGCTGTTCTTCGTGGCCATCGCCTTCACGGGCTTCGATGCCGCCAACTTCACGCCCTTCTTCAAGGGCGAAGGCGAGAAGGGCCTGCTGGGCATGGCGGGCGTGACGGCCGCCGCCGGCACCGTGTTCTTCTCGTTCATCGGGCTCGATACCGTGGCCACGGCCGGCGAGGAAGTGCACAACCCGAAGCGCAATGTCCCGCTGGGCATCCTGGCCGCGCTGGGCATCGTCACCGTGTTCTACCTGCTGGTGGCGGTGGCCGCGATGGGCGCGCAGCCGGCGCACAAGTTCGAAGGGCAGGAAGCCGGCCTGGCCGTGATCCTGCAGAACGTGACGGGCCACGCGTGGCCGGCGCTGGTGCTGTCCGCCGGGGCCGTGATTTCCGTGTTCTCCGTCACGCTCGTCACCATCTATGGCCAGACGCGGATCCTCTACGCGATCTCGCGCGACGGCCTGATTTCGAAGGGTTTCCACAAGGTGAGCCAGCGCACCGCCACGCCGGTGCTGAACACGATCATCGTCAGCATCGTGGTGGGCTGCGTGGCCGGTTTCGTGGACGCCACCTTCCTGTGGGACATGGTCAGCATGGGCACGCTGACGGCATTCATCGTGGTGTCGGTCGCGGTGCCCGTCATGCGCCTCAAGGAGCGCCGCGCCGGCACCTACAAGAAAGGCGGCTTCCGCGTGCCGCTCGGCCCTTACCTGGTGCCTGGCCTGTCGATCGCAGCGTGCCTGTACCTGATGGTGGGCCTGTCGCACACCACCCGCGTGATCTTCTCGATCTGGATGGCGGCCGCCATCCTCACCTATTTCGCCTACGGCATCCGCCATTCCCGCCTGAACAAGCAGTGA
- a CDS encoding S9 family peptidase has protein sequence MKVKAIALASFVAAATSAGAVALAAPADLAMRDYKAVALSPTGERIAALESVDTGVPGQRPHAVVVVRDAASGKIVHEYDPCKTCSYDRPGWSPDGKRVAFIGSMGGKATLYVGTRALASVEGNANSARWSPDGATLALLATVGARKETGATAAGARLVGEIGSNDDAQRIATVPATGGTVKLLSPGDTFIYEYDWTPDGKGFVATGAKGNGDNNWWVAKLAYVDAASGALRVIASPATQLNLPRVSPDGKTVAYVGGLMSDFGSIGGDIWTVPLAGGEPTNITPGFKGTFHGLAWRKNGLVGSALMGDQLTVLSIDAASGETTKQWHAPVTAAGGTDGRLSFSADGSMLAGAVEDFASAPRLVAGTLAQPRQLTRDNDRLAAQVAVRNVAWTNEGFANQGWLVGPLHPVAGKKYPMIVQVHGGPASAVTPRYIPAGEAGNSVVRSLVDAGYFVFMPNPRGSFGQGQDFARANRRDFGGGDLRDILAGVDAAAGAAPVDAARLGLMGHSYGGFMTMWGVTHSDRFKAAVAGAGVANWISYYGQNGIDQWMVPFFGATMYDDPAIYRKLSPIEYVKDARTPTLVYVGERDVETPAAQSMEFWHALKALGVPTTFVVYQDEGHAIRNPEHQRDLKKRIVGWFDKYLNR, from the coding sequence ATGAAGGTCAAAGCAATCGCCCTCGCAAGTTTCGTGGCCGCGGCCACGTCGGCCGGGGCGGTCGCCCTGGCGGCGCCGGCCGACCTGGCCATGCGCGACTACAAGGCGGTGGCGCTGTCGCCCACCGGCGAACGCATCGCCGCGCTCGAATCGGTCGACACCGGCGTGCCCGGCCAGCGGCCGCATGCCGTGGTGGTGGTGCGCGATGCCGCCAGCGGCAAGATCGTGCACGAATACGATCCGTGCAAGACCTGCAGCTACGACCGCCCCGGCTGGTCGCCGGACGGCAAACGGGTGGCCTTCATCGGCAGCATGGGCGGCAAGGCCACCCTGTATGTCGGCACGCGGGCGCTGGCCAGCGTGGAGGGCAACGCCAATTCGGCACGCTGGTCGCCGGACGGCGCAACGCTGGCGCTGCTGGCCACGGTCGGCGCGCGCAAGGAAACCGGCGCCACCGCGGCCGGCGCCCGCCTGGTCGGCGAGATCGGCAGCAACGACGATGCGCAGCGCATCGCCACCGTGCCGGCCACCGGCGGTACCGTGAAACTGCTGTCGCCGGGCGATACCTTCATCTACGAATACGACTGGACGCCGGACGGCAAGGGCTTCGTCGCCACGGGCGCGAAAGGCAACGGCGACAACAACTGGTGGGTGGCCAAGCTGGCCTACGTGGATGCCGCCAGCGGCGCGCTACGCGTGATCGCGTCGCCGGCCACGCAATTGAACCTGCCGCGCGTGTCGCCGGACGGGAAGACGGTCGCCTACGTGGGCGGGTTGATGAGCGACTTCGGCTCGATCGGTGGCGACATCTGGACCGTGCCGCTGGCCGGCGGCGAACCCACGAACATCACGCCCGGATTCAAGGGCACCTTCCATGGCCTGGCCTGGCGCAAGAACGGCCTGGTCGGTTCCGCGTTGATGGGCGACCAGCTGACGGTGCTGTCCATCGATGCGGCCAGCGGTGAAACAACGAAGCAATGGCATGCCCCGGTCACGGCGGCCGGCGGCACCGATGGCCGGCTGTCGTTCAGCGCGGACGGCAGCATGCTCGCCGGCGCGGTGGAGGACTTCGCCAGCGCACCGCGCCTGGTGGCCGGCACGCTGGCGCAACCGCGGCAGCTCACGCGTGACAACGACCGGCTGGCCGCCCAGGTCGCGGTGCGGAACGTGGCGTGGACCAACGAAGGCTTCGCCAACCAGGGCTGGCTGGTGGGGCCGCTGCATCCCGTGGCCGGCAAGAAGTATCCGATGATCGTCCAGGTGCACGGCGGCCCCGCGTCGGCCGTGACGCCGCGCTATATCCCGGCCGGCGAAGCGGGCAATTCCGTGGTGCGCTCGCTGGTCGACGCCGGCTACTTCGTGTTCATGCCGAACCCGCGCGGCAGCTTCGGCCAGGGCCAGGACTTCGCCCGCGCCAACCGCCGCGACTTCGGCGGCGGCGACTTGCGCGACATCCTGGCCGGCGTGGATGCCGCGGCCGGGGCGGCGCCGGTCGACGCCGCGCGCCTGGGCCTGATGGGCCACTCGTACGGCGGCTTCATGACGATGTGGGGCGTGACGCACAGCGACCGCTTCAAGGCTGCCGTGGCCGGTGCCGGCGTGGCGAACTGGATCAGCTACTACGGCCAGAACGGCATCGACCAGTGGATGGTGCCGTTCTTCGGCGCCACGATGTACGACGATCCGGCCATCTACCGCAAGCTGTCGCCGATCGAGTACGTGAAGGATGCCAGGACGCCGACCCTGGTCTACGTGGGCGAGCGCGATGTCGAGACGCCCGCCGCGCAATCGATGGAGTTCTGGCACGCGCTGAAAGCGCTCGGCGTGCCGACCACGTTCGTGGTGTACCAGGATGAAGGGCACGCGATCCGCAATCCCGAGCACCAGCGGGACCTGAAGAAGCGGATCGTGGGGTGGTTCGACAAATACCTGAATAGGTAG